In a single window of the Raphanus sativus cultivar WK10039 chromosome 9, ASM80110v3, whole genome shotgun sequence genome:
- the LOC108828137 gene encoding G-type lectin S-receptor-like serine/threonine-protein kinase At1g61500 isoform X2, whose product MDAVQFSVGGELLSIRLAPSELNGNKSKHTIIASTVSIALFVILGFAAFGFWRCRVEHNADISKDEWRNELKPKDVPGLDLFEMNTIQTATNNFSLSNKIGQGGFGSVYKVRKHFFSMLLFLLFSGKLQDGKEIAVKRLSSSSGQGKEEFLNEIIGLLCVQHQPEDRPNTLELLSMLTTTSDLPPPKQPTFVVHTRDDQSMPNVLITVNEMTQSVFLGR is encoded by the exons ATGGAAATAAGAGCAAGCATACCATCATTGCTAGTACAGTGAGCATTGCTCTTTTTGTGATTCTGGGTTTCGCTGCGTTTGGTTTCTGGAGATGCAGAGTAGAACATAATG CTGATATATCAAAGGATGAATGGAGGAACGAATTGAAACCAAAAGATGTACCAGGTTTAGATTTATTTGAGATGAATACTATACAAACTGCCACTAATAATTTCAGTCTGTCCAACAAAATCGGACAAGGTGGATTTGGTTCTGTGTACAAGgttagaaaacattttttttccatGTTGCTTTTTCTTCTATTCTCT GGAAAACTGCAAGATGGAAAAGAAATTGCTGTAAAACGGCTTTCTAGCAGCTCCGGACAGGGCAAAGAGGAGTTTCTGAATGAAATA ATTGGTCTTCTTTGTGTTCAACACCAACCTGAAGACAGACCCAACACACTTGAGTTGCTGTCTATGCTCACCACAACATCAGATCTCCCACCTCCAAAACAGCCCACATTTGTAGTGCACACAAGAGATGACCAATCCATGCCTAATGTTTTGATCACCGTCAACGAGATGACACAATCTGTGTTCCTTGGGCGCTAA